The segment TTCTTTGACATAAAACCCTTCGATAGTCTGATTAACTTCGACATGTAGGATCCTAGAACTACTTTCAGCTCTGGGTCATCCAGATCTGATGGGTGACTTTTAACATGGTGATTGAAATAGTGCCGCAGTTGTAGATACCTTATTAATAAAAATCTTGCTTTTCCAAAGTATATTTTCTTCTTAAAGTCTGAAAATCTTTTAACCTTCCCTTGTCTGTTCATGAGTGCGTTACAGACATACTTGTTGCACAAAATATTAGTTACTTTTGCACACTTCTGTCAGTTGTCGAAATCAGGTCTTCCaaattacatacagtatgtgtgcataACTTTGATGTTCATCTTCTTATGAGTtcatagatttagaaaaaaaaatactccaaTGTTCTTCATAGTTTCTGACAAGCAGCCTTTTTCTATCATACATGGGACTAAAGATTTTTCCTGAGatatattcttattttttataaGATATAAgtatataaagtatatatagGAAAGGAAACAGTAGTCCCATATGCCCAAAGACTCAGTATAGtatgatttttcttttaaagctcAACAGTTTCACTGATTTTGAACATTTAAAGCTCAGGCGAGCCCAGAGAAATTAAAATTTCCATGCTCCCCCCAGCAGAGGGAGACAAAGACTGCAGTTTTGTAGGAAGCTGGACCACAGAATGGGCTGGTTGTGTTAATTTTTTGTGATGTCACTGACACACATCTAGTGTAGTTGTCTCTTTAAAAATGCTGGACTTTGTAGTTCAAATAAGCGTCATCATTAAGTATTAATTCTCTGCATCTGTGATGATCCACTATTTTACTTTTACGTTGCAGTTATAGAACATGTGATTATTATCAGGAGGGCCTTTCTTTCCATCTTGCCTCCAGCAGGGAGCAATATACATCTGAGCATCCTTACATAACAGTCTCTACTGTCGCTAAGTGACACTGTCATGTATAATAATCAATATAGAAGTCACTTTACAGGGTGACATCAGTATCCAGAGGATGGACTTTTTGGTTGTTATCAAAGCCCATCAATGATAGAGCTCATGTGCAAACTCATTGTATCTGCATGTTAAAAGACATGAAAATTTACATCTTAATAAATAATGATCTGCTCGTTGACTGCACGTGTTGTTACACAACCTGCCACAGTAGAACGCTCTCGTGGTATGAAACAGTTTCAACAAGCAAaacagtgtgtttacattttttttatttgttttagtaCAACAGTTCAAGTCAACTAGCCACTGTATCTATCGAGATGCCAAAGTGTATTGCTCGTTTGCACTCCGTGTGTAGACCCCCTGTTCACTCATGTTCAAGATGGCATCCACCTCCACGTCTGGCATGTTAATTCACAGCTATACAGCAAGAAGTTATGTGCTTTGAAGACAACCCCATATTTTTACAAAAGCGAAGAATCAGCAGTGGCACAAAAACATGATCTGCAGGAGCAAACTAGCAGAATCTAAAGCTGCACTAAACACCATGTATAACAGCCGACGCCTTGATCAAACCTtgtgctactttttttttttctttttttaatatacagtaAGTGCAGAGAACAGGTGTGGTTCACAGGGACattttttcaaaatgcactaTGAAATAGGCAGGGATAAAAGACCTATGCATAGAAACATGCGTCCTCAAAAAGGATAAGTACACACTGCTAATTTTCAAAAAGGGCAGAAGCTGCACTGACAAGCTACATATCAAATGGAACAGACTCAACAAGTGGGGGACATGATCCACATGTTATAACCAGCGCAAGTACACTTATAGCAGGAGAGTTGAAAAATTCACAAAGTGGAACTCGGATTCATTTCAAAAAGGTGGGTAGtgaacacaacaaaaatactggccgaacaaaaaataaatcaatctttGGATACGTAAAAAACCCTGTACAATCCCCCAATTGCAACTCTCAGTCTTCAGTGCCCTCTTTGGTTTCCTTGTTCTTTCGCACCTCTTCCAACTTCTTGTCCTGTTGAAGAGCAGTAAAACAAAGGGTTAAGCTCCAACATCCCAGCTGAAGAACATGAGCATGCTCACATCTAACATGaaatcaaacactgaccttcTCCTTGAATTTCTCATTCATCGCTGCCATAAGTGCTGTGCGGTTCTCTTTGTTGGCCTCCATCTTCTGATTGAGCTTCTCCTCTGCCATCTTACTGAAGTTGTTGTTCTCCTCCATAGCTTTCTGTAGCACCTCCTTTTCATGCTCACGCTTCTCAGCTAAGTGCTTCAGAACCTCGGCTTCATGAttctgaaaaacaataaaagatgtTGGCATCACAACATCCAACACATGCACTTAAATGCAGAGGAACTGAATGTGTAAGAGGCTTTCTGATTTCAACAGTTCAAGGTTTAAAAATGAGTATACACAATGATTGTTTGAACCTTGCGTCTCTCCTCTGCAGCATCCAGCTTCCTCTGAATTTCCTCCAGCGACACATCCTTCTTCTTGGGGGCGGACAGGGGGAAGTCGCCCTTGGCATCTGGGGCGGGAGCAGCCAAGATGACCTCAAAGGCCTGGCCAGAGGCCCGCTTGTCGAGCTCCTTGACCTGGATGTctgagcacacacaaaaaaaaaggtaaaaacaatGCACTGAGGCACAACGAAGCATTATGGAGCAATAATATACGTGAAAATCTTAAGATATAATTCACCTTCAGAGGCTGCCATGTTAAGAGTGCGCTGCAGGTCAATTTACCTAAAGGGGAAATATAAGAGAAGGTCAGATTGATGTGATTGTGATTCACTGTCTCTGATCAATTCATGTCAGCAGATGGCTTTAAATTTAGTGACCTCTAGTGGATGTTTTACACCACTCCCAATGCAACACCCAACATACAAACAAGGCACAGTGGCACCACCCTGTGGCCGTCTTCAGCACTGCAAGCAACCACCGCCCATCAACCACACAAAACGGTAACATGTTACACACCATTGTTTATCTTGTAACTtgtggcagcagcagcgacaATCCAATCAAATCTGTGCGCAGTCGACCCGCTCCATCACCCCACAGGAGACAGGAGGGCTTTTCAGACGCCAGCCCACCGCCGCGTTAATTCTTACTGAACGACACAAGTCACATTTTGTGGAAACAAAAGGCTGTGAGCAGGGTGGGTACGGCTGGCAGTGCCAGGTGCAGACAGGCCTGCAGTCGGCCTGCTCAGCAGCAATATGCACCATCTGAAATGAGATTATTGAGCCATGAGCATATCCGGGGGGGGAAAATGATCATCAGGGAGCACCTGTTCCTTGCACCATGTGTTTGAGCCgcaggagggggggggggggtgcacaACAGCAGACTACACACGCAAGGCGAGCTCCAGTAGATGCATGCTGGTGATATCatttgaaatataaaatgtgaAGAATCGTCTGCAGCTGTCATGGCATTTGGTCAAATGGTTAGTGAGACACTGATCACCAAGATCAAATGGTGCTGAGTGGAAAGACCCCTCCCCTGTTTGTTCTACCAACTAGCTAGTGTAGCTTTTGTGTGAGGGTTGCTTTGTTGCATAGTAAAATTGCAGAAATCTAAATTTTAGCTTGATTACAGTGAAGTTAGGTGGGTGCACACTTAACACGGGTGGCgttttacattttagttaacTGCACATGGCTGTAACAATGTCCTGGCTGACAATAACCCCATCTTCCTCATTTGGACTGTTTTCTGTGAGCTTTGTGCTGTCATTAGCTCAGGCATAACAAGCAGCATCAAACAAAGGCGCGTTTGACGAGCAGCTGCAAACAAAGACCATCTGACGGCAGGttgtttccacacacacacacacacacacacacacacacacacacacacacacaaaatgtcgAATAAAAAGCTTTACGCACACACTGGTGCAGCTCACGGGTAAGGTTTGATAAGAGATGACAATGTGACTGCTGCCCACAAATTGACAGACATGAAAGAAGTCCTCAAAGTCCACCCCCGTCTGTGTCTCCGTCGGTGCCAACTGTGCCAGCGTCTCCTGCCATACAATAGGCTAACAGCCCGCCAACCAGCCCACAGAAAGTGAACAAACAACCGTCGCTTCTGTCTCGTTTTTCCGCTGAAATGACCccaaactgataaaaaaatacCACGCGGGGTCGAAAATATCTAAAACATCCACCAGCAGCGTGTCTGTCTGCCACCTTAGAAGCCTCACGTGCAAACAAAAGCGACACACACCAttcacaacaaaaaaattaacactgtCCAAAAACACGATCTCCATTAAAATATTAAACTCAGCTGTGTGTCGTTACAACGTTACAAAATGGACGACATCTAATTAATCCCTGTGTAGTTGTGTCGGTTGTAAAGATGCTGTCTGTCACACCCACCTTCAACAAGCTCTGGATGCTGTGCTCCTCTCTCAAGAGTTTACCGCGAGCCCTCTGCTCGAGCGCACCGAGCGCACACATAAATGGACCAAAGCGAGTGCCGTCACGGAGATGGCGGCCGGTGATTGGTTCTCTGCGCGCTCCCAGATGCGTatgggagttgtagtttttgggtgtttttgcctttaaacaataaaattCCACTATTCCACGAGTCAAAATCGATTAATAGTGTTTATTAATACAACTGACAGCAAACTGGGTGAGGCAGCAATCTGTGGTTGTACACTGAAAAGCAGTTTATAGGGAAAACTCAAAGTACGGCAACATTTAGGGCCACTGTGCCCTCTTTCAGTGGTTTCAGTCACTGCTCCACCCATTGCCCCAAATAGCGGATTTTGGAGGTTACACCatcacaaattgttttatttttagcattTAGATAACTAAAAATGATCCTGCCTGAccagatattaaaaaaataaaataaggcaCCAGTTTGCATCAGATTTTGTAGTTCTTCTAGCTTATATTTGTGCAGATGAAGCAAGACTAGTATTTGACAATGAACTTTAATGGTGTAGTTGCTTGAGAAGATGGCCTGCATGGAAATCTAATTACACCTCCAGTTTctgtttaatgctttttaataatTGAGCACGCTGTCTTAATACCTTGGAAATCTCATTCTACATTCATTCAGTATGAACTGTAAGAGCCAGGGCTGATCTGGTCCAGTGTGACCAACATCACCAACAGGTCCCTGTCATATTTTTTGGGGGTGGAgatttgatgattttggaacatTTAGAAGTGACAGCCATAACATAACCCCGTAGTGTTGTGTCTATTCAAGAGACTCCTGTGATTCTGTGTTGAGTAATCCTTaatgctatatcataggcaactggacttgcttgagtttcttgaagatgctTCACCTCTCATCAAAGAGGCTCCTTCAGAACCAAAGGATTACCATGTTActatgaagcaggatttggagctagcgaggtaacttcagggttaactgtGGTTTTTCCAGTATTATGAAGCTTGTTCTCTTTTTACCGGGATAAATCACTGTGCAGTATCAGAAGAACACTGAAGAATAAAGTATCCATGAACAAAAGTCTGTAGTCTCAGGTAAAAAAGCGTAGCCGGTATATCGttataggtcagtagaatcattCCATTGTTCCAGtgctctgtttccactgagtTTAAAACACAGCTTCTGACAAACAGATAagataaacacatgattttagcaggattGTAACTCAATCATAGTTTATTTCAGTCCGCAGTGATAGTGCTGCTACTTTTACACTCttattccatcactgcagctcaaaataagaagacacctgtgtgatgagactgaggataaaacagataatattttattagtaaaaaaaaatcccaacacTGTTATTGTAAAGCAACGTGTCGGTCAAATAGACCTCATCAGTCCTTAACTAGGCTACTTTTCCACCCTTAACTTtggtagcagaaacagtctggcatcACTTCAGAGTAttttatgtgacattcagaataGTTTCATTTTCCAGCTACATATCAGAAAATACTCTATAGTAATGCCAAATACAGCCTAGTGACTCCTACACGTGATTGACGCCTCGACGGGGGGTTATTTTTGGATAGTGTTATCAGTGTTTCTACATTTTCCGTTATAAGATTAGAGTATTTGTGATATGTCACGCCCCTGACATTTTACCGTCTTGCAGTCACACTTCTAGTATCATTTCATCTCAtatgatatgaagcagcctacttcatggttctgatgatgtcactcgtAATTAACACCCCCGCCTCTTTCACATAACTTTCAATAATTGATAATTGGgaacttttaaaatgttggaaaTATTGGGGGTGGAGATTTGgggattttggatatcatataatataaatacatttaaagccgctcagatttttttctcagtgtaaAACTGATTTTAACAAACAATTTTTTAACCAAATGATTCAATTTTTTTGTGGGAAAAACATCAAATTATCTTCAAAGCTGAGGATTTCTCTTTGTCTAGAGGAGATCTcaaaagaaacatggcagcaagaaaaagttaatttcaggATACAGGAGAAAACATCACTTTGAGACAGACATATTTcacaatgaaatgaaatcaagtcataaaaaaaatatcccaTGAGCTTTTGAGACCTGAGTAAAATATATAGGCATGGTTTTCCATCTCAAAAAGGTGCTTCAAAAAGATCCCAACTTCCAAATAGACTCATAAAATTTTGTCTCCACCACCCAgtcttttaaatctgttttctgACTCTGTAGAATAATTCTGTAAACTGCAACCATAGTCGCTCTGACAActcaaatatacatattttgatATCTGATATTTGACATCTTTCCCCTAGTAAATAATCCAGTGGTTTTAGACGTTCGAGCAGTCACTGACAACTGACAGCAAGTGGAGTTCAAGACTGGACGAGACCACTCTTGAAACAAGAATCCACCATAGTAATGTGTCTCTGATCCCAACCAGTTCAGACAGTGACCTCCGACACTTCTCTCCGACACTTCTCAGGGGTGGGTAAAGAAGGACAGGGTGTCAATAGTGAAAATATAGTCAGATAAATGTTATCTTACAAGGTAAGAGGCAATAAGTGGAGAAAGTAGGAAGGGGACCAGCAACGCTACCTGGGGTAATTACACCCCAGGAAGTACgttttcaaaattaaaattagGAATAGGGCACACAGGCTCGTTACTGACACAACGACAGACACGTGAggtcaaaataaaccaaattttttattgaatttatcaAAAATGAGCAAATAAGCAAGAACGAGAGCTACTGGGGAAAAAACATTCATTCAAACACAAAGACCAATCAGGGGGAATTAAAATACAGTTGCTGTTACTGTTAAAATACTGTTACTATTACAGTTAGCGTAAAAGAGTCTTGATCCAAAATCTACACTGAGGAGTGCCCAGGGTGCCACTACCCATTCACCTCAGGTGCAACACTCACAGCAACATACTGCACCAACACCGGATCACTCATAGACAGGAGAGCAGGTTTTCCACACATGTTGTACGCAGATAATGGATCAGAGCCAAGCTAAAAACAAAAGGCAAGCAACTGAGTACACAGGGTTAAAAGCACTGACATGTCTAAAGGAAATCTACTACATACCTGTTAACAACCAGCCACACCAGGGAAGAGGACAGGAGCCAACAGTATGTGCGCAGCCACCAAGGGCCTTATATAATCTGGCACTAATGAGGGGTGTGGTTGGGGGAGGAGGCAGGCTTAGCACTAAATGCCTGAAACACACTGCATGAAAGGAGCACCCCACCACGCTTACATTAAAATTCTTGTATGTAAACTGTGACATAATCGTAGGTGACAAATTCAGAACTGGACCATAATTAAGAGCTTTAACAAAATGAtaacatgctgctgtgtgcCCACTGTTTGAGTCTCCATTCCTGGCTTAATGCCAGACGGAGACATGCAGGCAGCAGAAAGCCCTTCTGTGCTGAGGAATCTATTGGGAGAAATCTGCAGCAGCCCACTGTTTCTATTCTGCTGATACATGCCAGTGACATCAGCACACGCAGCCTTTACTGTGGAAGTTCACAAAGCTGATTTAGCAATAACAATTGGTGCATGATTTAAGGGCAGTGCTGCCGCATGTGGAGGACCGACACGCTGGACACATCTGTGTTAGAGACGCTGTGCAACCCAACCTGTCACAGGCATTTCACCTTGAATGCTTAAAGTGAGAAGGTCAGAGTTACAAGACGTCAGGGGGTGAAGGGGCCACATGACAGTAAAAAATTGCATCCTTGGGGGAAAAGGCCGAATGTCATTTCCAAGTGAGATGACAGTCGCCCCTTCAAGGACTGGCAGGGTGTGGGAGCAAAGCTAATATTGAATTTGTGACAGTGAGAGAGCAAATTCACCTTTGAATTTCTGCTTCTTCACCTCGACAATCTAAACAATAACGCCTCAAAATACCAGATAACACAGTATCGGCTGAAAAAAATTGGCTACACCAGTGCTTCAGAGAAGGAGTCATATTTAGGTTAGCTTTTGTTATTCATGCTATCATCCCTTTCCTTTATTTGTCTTTAATCTGACATATATTGTGTCAGTAGCAGGATCCAACCCTGTATttgaagtgttttgtttacaggAAACCGGATCTTTGTCCCTCTTAGTTAAAATCATAGACTGCatgaaataatggatgtagccaatGTGGCACtccagttttgaagccttgagtttggcgtGGTGGCTGT is part of the Epinephelus moara isolate mb chromosome 22, YSFRI_EMoa_1.0, whole genome shotgun sequence genome and harbors:
- the stmn1a gene encoding stathmin 1a, with amino-acid sequence MAASEDIQVKELDKRASGQAFEVILAAPAPDAKGDFPLSAPKKKDVSLEEIQRKLDAAEERRKNHEAEVLKHLAEKREHEKEVLQKAMEENNNFSKMAEEKLNQKMEANKENRTALMAAMNEKFKEKDKKLEEVRKNKETKEGTED